The proteins below come from a single Desulfomicrobium escambiense DSM 10707 genomic window:
- the tsaE gene encoding tRNA (adenosine(37)-N6)-threonylcarbamoyltransferase complex ATPase subunit type 1 TsaE, with product MNIVLTSLEATARLARTLAACIDGSPFLPPVLMHGPLGAGKTTFVRELVQALPGSDKAEVSSPSFNLLNLYPTVPPVGHFDLYRTAGQGFSADLEETLLAPDHFCLVEWAEHLPPDAVPESYIVMTWTVQEESRSVELSARGREAQTVLDCVQNVLEA from the coding sequence ATGAACATCGTCCTGACCTCCCTCGAAGCGACCGCCAGGCTGGCCCGGACCCTGGCGGCCTGCATCGACGGGAGCCCCTTCCTGCCGCCGGTGCTCATGCACGGCCCCCTGGGCGCGGGAAAGACAACGTTCGTGCGCGAACTGGTCCAGGCCCTGCCAGGTAGCGACAAGGCCGAGGTCAGCAGCCCGAGCTTCAACCTGCTGAACCTCTACCCCACCGTGCCGCCCGTAGGGCATTTCGACCTGTACCGCACCGCCGGCCAAGGCTTCAGCGCGGACCTGGAAGAGACCCTCCTGGCCCCCGACCACTTCTGCCTGGTGGAATGGGCCGAACATCTCCCGCCGGACGCCGTTCCCGAAAGCTACATCGTGATGACCTGGACCGTGCAGGAAGAAAGCCGTTCCGTCGAACTGTCGGCCCGCGGCCGCGAGGCCCAGACCGTCCTCGACTGCGTGCAGAACGTCCTGGAGGCCTAG
- a CDS encoding bifunctional ADP-dependent NAD(P)H-hydrate dehydratase/NAD(P)H-hydrate epimerase translates to MVIHLPTPEEMASWDRLTMQEFGLSGTILMENASRAALYALKKEFGPVRDISAMVFAGPGNNGGDAFALARHLFNLGAKVLILHSKLPTAYTSDPAYHLRLAESMGIPCYYLPEYELDALPKIDLIVDGLFGTGFKDMLSPAAQSWIKSINKLGKRSFVLSLDIPSGLNGATGEPMPVAVKADLTVTFEEAKLGLFLPPAKAHVGKLVTSKIGIPRHIKQSHPASHIALAPDLVKVLPETSATMHKGEAGHLLVLGGSPGLTGAPMLAARAAFRSGAGLVSIACPKALTAFYGSFPEVMTIGLGQGENWDADCLDSLRTHLQRFSAVVFGPGLGRTDGAAEFLERYLAEPHPETLFDADALFLLARRPELLERLGPDAVLTPHPGEMANFFGVTPREINLARPRYAREFSFGHRVNLVLKGAASIVAGHQDPIAISPFCAPNLAIAGSGDVLSGVIGSLLARGLPPLTAAQIGVYWHGYAGTLLAEEFPDRGNTPLEIADHLPTALKEWKKCVQLKIS, encoded by the coding sequence ATGGTCATCCATTTGCCCACCCCCGAGGAAATGGCCAGCTGGGACCGCCTGACCATGCAGGAATTCGGCCTGTCCGGCACGATTCTCATGGAGAACGCCAGCCGGGCGGCGCTCTACGCACTGAAAAAAGAGTTCGGCCCCGTGCGCGACATCTCGGCCATGGTCTTCGCCGGCCCGGGCAACAACGGCGGCGACGCCTTCGCCCTGGCCCGCCATCTCTTCAATCTCGGGGCCAAGGTCCTGATCCTGCATTCCAAGCTCCCGACCGCGTACACCAGCGACCCGGCCTACCACCTGCGGCTGGCGGAGAGCATGGGCATCCCCTGCTACTACCTTCCCGAGTACGAGCTCGACGCCCTGCCCAAGATCGACCTGATCGTGGACGGCCTCTTCGGCACCGGCTTCAAGGACATGCTGAGCCCCGCGGCCCAGTCCTGGATCAAGTCCATAAATAAGCTCGGCAAGCGCTCCTTCGTCCTGTCCCTGGACATCCCCTCGGGCCTGAACGGCGCCACCGGCGAGCCCATGCCCGTGGCCGTCAAGGCCGACCTGACCGTGACCTTCGAGGAGGCCAAGCTCGGCCTTTTCCTGCCCCCGGCCAAAGCGCACGTAGGCAAGCTGGTCACGTCCAAGATCGGCATCCCCCGGCACATCAAGCAGAGCCACCCCGCGTCCCACATCGCCCTGGCGCCGGATCTGGTGAAGGTGCTGCCCGAAACCTCCGCGACCATGCACAAGGGCGAGGCCGGCCACCTGCTGGTGCTCGGCGGTTCGCCGGGCCTGACGGGCGCGCCCATGCTCGCGGCGCGCGCCGCCTTCCGCTCGGGGGCGGGGCTGGTCAGCATCGCCTGCCCCAAGGCCCTGACCGCGTTCTACGGCAGCTTCCCCGAGGTCATGACCATTGGCCTGGGCCAGGGCGAGAACTGGGACGCCGACTGCCTCGACTCCCTGCGCACGCACCTGCAGCGCTTCTCGGCCGTGGTCTTCGGGCCCGGACTGGGCCGCACCGACGGTGCCGCCGAATTTCTGGAGCGCTACCTTGCCGAACCCCATCCCGAGACTCTCTTCGACGCAGACGCGCTCTTCCTGCTGGCCAGACGCCCCGAACTGCTGGAACGGCTGGGCCCCGACGCGGTGCTCACGCCGCATCCGGGAGAGATGGCCAATTTCTTCGGCGTCACGCCCCGCGAAATCAACCTGGCCAGACCGCGCTACGCCAGGGAGTTCTCCTTCGGACACAGGGTCAACCTCGTGCTCAAGGGGGCCGCGTCCATTGTCGCCGGACACCAGGACCCCATCGCCATCTCGCCTTTCTGCGCGCCCAACCTGGCCATCGCCGGGTCGGGCGACGTGCTCTCGGGCGTCATCGGCAGCCTTCTGGCCCGTGGACTGCCGCCATTGACCGCCGCGCAGATCGGCGTGTATTGGCACGGGTATGCGGGCACGCTGCTCGCAGAGGAATTCCCGGACCGGGGCAACACCCCCCTCGAAATCGCCGATCATCTGCCAACAGCCCTGAAGGAGTGGAAAAAATGCGTACAGCTCAAGATATCATGA
- a CDS encoding CBS domain-containing protein, translating to MRTAQDIMTTAVVTISPEADITEAAKTLIEKGVNGLPVVDADNRLVGILCQSDLVRMQKSLPIPSLFTLLDGFVPLSSTALLEAEVKRIAASKVADAMSTKVVTVSPDTTIDEIATLMVDRKFHTLPVTRDGLLVGVVGMQDIIRTLMPKS from the coding sequence ATGCGTACAGCTCAAGATATCATGACCACGGCGGTCGTTACCATCAGCCCCGAAGCCGACATCACCGAGGCGGCGAAAACCCTCATCGAAAAAGGCGTCAACGGGCTGCCCGTGGTCGACGCCGACAACCGTCTGGTGGGCATCCTCTGCCAGTCCGACCTGGTACGCATGCAGAAGAGCCTGCCCATCCCCTCGCTCTTCACCCTGCTCGACGGCTTCGTGCCCCTGTCCTCCACCGCCCTGCTGGAAGCCGAGGTCAAGCGCATCGCTGCCTCCAAGGTGGCCGACGCCATGAGCACCAAGGTCGTGACCGTCTCCCCGGACACGACCATCGACGAGATCGCGACCCTCATGGTCGACCGCAAGTTCCACACCCTGCCCGTCACGCGCGACGGCCTGCTGGTGGGCGTGGTCGGCATGCAGGACATCATCAGAACCCTGATGCCGAAGTCATGA
- a CDS encoding homocysteine S-methyltransferase family protein, translating to MRDFRRSLKDGNILIFDGGMGSLLQRRGLKPGQSPEEFGMARPEVVAAIHAEYAHAGAHVVTTNTFGATRHKLPAGLDVFEVNETMARAARQAVGEGVFVAGSVGPTGKMVEPLGDITFRGLVEIFKEQIRGLVAGGVDLILAETQFDLAEARAVVVAAREVCDLPVGVSMTFEGGVSLTGTSPEVFARTMENMGVDLIGSNCSAGPEELILVARAILASCSAPVLIEPNAGLPELVDGATVFRLPPDPFAATVSTLAADGVACLGGCCGTTPEHIRALFALCGDRPVARPAFEDRPCLTVTSRSVAVDFGFDRPCRIIGERINPTGKAELAAQLQRLETRQVLTFAEEQIVAGADLLDVNVGAPMVDETRMLPLAVRALTSAHAAPLCLDSSNPDAIRAALEAYPGSALVNSISGEAERMETLGPLCRDYGAPFILLPLKGRKLPVTASERLAIIEELLAKAEELRIPRRLILVDALALTVSSKPEAAKACLEVIRHCRERWGLGSTMGLSNISFGLPARDLINSTFLAMAMGAGMTSFIANPNTARLRESLAAGEVLLGRDRQASSFIAAYSGWTPGVSAGPAVAATAEEEGSPVFTAVMKGQKDRIADLLAARIAEGADPFALVDGEMIPAIARVGEKYERKEYFLPQLLLCAETMQTGFDSIRHLLVREGQEARDTVVMATVEGDIHDIGKNIVCLMLRNFGYNVVDLGKDVAAADIVAAAVEHGASVIGLSALMTTTMVRMEDTVRLVRERGLTCRVMVGGAVVTRAYADMIGAHGYADDAVAAVRVATQLCAEVRQG from the coding sequence ATGCGCGATTTTCGCCGTTCCCTGAAGGACGGAAACATACTGATCTTCGACGGAGGCATGGGCAGCCTGCTGCAGCGCCGGGGGCTGAAACCAGGTCAGTCCCCCGAGGAGTTCGGCATGGCCCGGCCCGAGGTCGTTGCGGCCATCCACGCCGAATACGCCCATGCCGGCGCCCATGTCGTAACCACCAACACCTTCGGCGCGACCCGCCACAAGCTTCCCGCGGGCCTCGACGTCTTCGAAGTCAATGAGACCATGGCCCGGGCCGCGCGTCAAGCCGTGGGCGAGGGCGTTTTCGTGGCCGGCAGCGTGGGCCCCACGGGCAAGATGGTCGAACCCCTGGGCGACATCACTTTCCGAGGGCTCGTCGAAATTTTCAAAGAGCAGATCCGCGGCCTCGTGGCCGGCGGCGTCGACCTGATCCTGGCCGAGACTCAGTTCGACCTGGCCGAGGCCCGCGCCGTGGTCGTGGCCGCGCGCGAGGTCTGCGACCTGCCCGTGGGCGTCAGCATGACCTTCGAGGGCGGCGTCAGCCTGACCGGCACCAGCCCCGAGGTCTTTGCCCGGACCATGGAGAACATGGGCGTGGACCTCATCGGCTCCAACTGCAGCGCCGGCCCCGAGGAACTCATCCTGGTGGCGCGCGCTATCCTCGCTTCCTGCTCCGCGCCCGTGCTCATCGAACCCAACGCCGGACTGCCCGAGCTTGTCGACGGCGCCACGGTCTTCCGCCTGCCCCCGGACCCCTTCGCCGCCACGGTCTCCACTCTGGCCGCCGACGGAGTGGCCTGCCTGGGCGGGTGCTGCGGCACCACGCCCGAGCACATCAGGGCCCTGTTTGCCCTGTGCGGCGACCGGCCCGTGGCGCGTCCGGCCTTCGAGGACCGGCCCTGCCTGACGGTCACCTCGCGTTCGGTGGCCGTGGACTTCGGTTTCGACCGCCCCTGCCGCATCATCGGCGAGCGCATCAACCCCACGGGCAAGGCCGAGCTTGCGGCTCAGCTGCAACGGCTTGAAACCCGCCAGGTCCTGACCTTCGCCGAGGAGCAGATCGTCGCCGGCGCCGACCTGCTGGACGTCAACGTCGGTGCGCCCATGGTCGACGAGACCCGCATGCTGCCCCTGGCCGTGCGGGCCCTGACCAGCGCCCACGCCGCGCCCCTGTGCCTGGATTCGAGCAACCCCGACGCCATCCGCGCCGCCCTGGAGGCCTACCCCGGCTCGGCCCTGGTCAACTCCATCAGCGGCGAGGCCGAGCGCATGGAGACCCTCGGCCCCCTGTGCCGCGACTACGGCGCGCCCTTCATCCTCCTGCCCCTCAAGGGCCGCAAGCTGCCCGTCACGGCCTCCGAGCGTCTGGCCATCATCGAGGAACTCCTGGCCAAGGCCGAGGAACTGCGCATCCCGCGCCGCCTCATCCTGGTCGACGCCCTGGCTCTGACCGTGTCCTCCAAGCCCGAGGCCGCCAAGGCCTGCCTGGAGGTCATCCGCCACTGCCGCGAGCGCTGGGGCCTGGGCTCGACCATGGGCCTGTCCAACATTTCCTTCGGCCTGCCGGCCCGCGACCTCATCAACTCCACCTTCCTGGCCATGGCCATGGGCGCGGGCATGACCTCGTTCATCGCCAACCCCAACACCGCACGTCTGCGCGAGAGCCTGGCCGCGGGCGAGGTGCTCCTGGGCCGCGACCGCCAGGCCTCGTCCTTCATCGCCGCCTATTCCGGCTGGACCCCTGGCGTCTCCGCCGGGCCCGCCGTGGCCGCGACCGCCGAGGAGGAGGGCAGCCCGGTCTTCACGGCCGTCATGAAGGGGCAGAAGGACCGCATCGCCGATCTCTTGGCCGCGCGCATCGCCGAAGGCGCTGACCCGTTCGCCCTGGTGGACGGCGAGATGATCCCGGCCATTGCCAGGGTCGGCGAAAAGTACGAGAGGAAGGAATATTTCCTGCCGCAGCTGCTGCTGTGCGCCGAGACCATGCAGACGGGCTTCGACTCTATCCGCCACCTGCTGGTGCGCGAGGGGCAGGAGGCACGCGACACCGTGGTCATGGCCACCGTCGAGGGCGACATCCACGACATCGGCAAGAACATCGTCTGCCTGATGCTCAGGAATTTCGGCTACAACGTCGTGGATCTGGGCAAGGATGTCGCCGCCGCCGACATCGTGGCCGCAGCCGTGGAGCACGGCGCGTCCGTCATCGGCCTTTCGGCCCTCATGACCACGACCATGGTGCGCATGGAGGACACCGTGCGCCTGGTGCGCGAGCGCGGGCTCACGTGCCGGGTCATGGTCGGCGGGGCCGTGGTCACGCGCGCCTACGCCGACATGATCGGCGCCCACGGCTACGCCGACGACGCCGTGGCCGCGGTACGGGTGGCCACGCAGCTGTGCGCCGAGGTCCGGCAGGGCTGA
- the hpt gene encoding hypoxanthine phosphoribosyltransferase, protein MKFVQLFDRNQIEARAHELGRQISEHYGDEPVVCVCVLKGAYAFFTDLMRNLTIHPSMDFVRLSSYADQTSRKSKMVFSKDMEIDIKDKHVLVVEDIVDTGHSMQFLTRVLEARGPKSIRIAAMIDKTERREVDIRVDFVGFPLDKGYIVGYGLDYAEQYRELDGIYDLKFSEA, encoded by the coding sequence ATGAAATTCGTCCAGCTTTTCGACCGGAACCAGATCGAGGCCCGCGCGCACGAACTCGGTCGTCAGATATCCGAACATTACGGGGATGAGCCCGTGGTCTGCGTCTGCGTGCTCAAGGGCGCCTACGCCTTCTTCACGGACCTGATGCGCAACCTGACCATCCATCCGAGCATGGATTTCGTCCGCCTGTCGAGCTACGCGGACCAGACCTCGCGCAAGTCCAAAATGGTCTTTTCCAAGGACATGGAGATCGACATCAAGGACAAGCACGTGCTCGTCGTCGAGGACATCGTCGACACGGGTCATTCCATGCAGTTCCTGACCAGGGTCCTTGAGGCCAGGGGGCCGAAGTCCATCAGGATCGCGGCCATGATCGACAAGACCGAGCGCCGCGAAGTCGACATACGGGTCGATTTCGTCGGTTTTCCTCTGGATAAAGGCTATATCGTCGGCTATGGGCTTGACTACGCCGAGCAATACAGAGAACTTGACGGCATCTACGACCTCAAGTTCTCCGAAGCGTAG
- a CDS encoding replication-associated recombination protein A, with protein sequence MSQKRPLAESLRPQSLDDFIGQSHFRQRLRTLMQSKSLPSLLLFGPPGCGKSTVALLLAQHTGRPFLRLSAPEVGITALRKQIQDIEILILDELHRYSKAQQDFFLPLLETGELTLIATTTENPSFSVTRQLLSRLHVLRLRSLGMAELVDVGKRGMDKLGTVIPEKSLELLATLSGGDARTMLNLVEFASGLEEKELELEHLKARLPEIVLRGDREGDSHYELASALIKSIRGSDPDAALYYLACLVETGEDPRFICRRLILSAAEDVGLGDPMAMPLAVACEQAVERIGMPEGWIPMAETTVYLALASKSNSAYAGYLSAIKEIRTNGPKPVPLHLRNASTSLQKEWGYGQGYKYPHAYPEAWVDQEYLPPELKGRTFYQPKAQGHEERLNLWTRKLKASRIKPKGKDSKDWTG encoded by the coding sequence GTGTCCCAGAAGCGCCCCCTGGCCGAGTCCCTGCGGCCCCAGTCCCTCGACGATTTCATCGGCCAGAGCCACTTCCGCCAGCGGCTGCGGACCCTCATGCAGTCCAAGAGCCTGCCGAGCCTGCTGCTCTTCGGCCCGCCCGGCTGCGGCAAATCCACCGTGGCCCTGCTCCTGGCCCAGCACACGGGCCGGCCCTTCCTGCGCCTGAGCGCGCCGGAGGTCGGCATCACGGCCCTGCGCAAGCAGATCCAGGACATCGAGATCCTCATCCTCGATGAACTGCACCGCTACTCCAAGGCTCAGCAGGACTTCTTTCTGCCCCTGCTGGAAACCGGCGAGCTGACCCTCATCGCCACGACCACCGAGAACCCGTCCTTCAGCGTAACGCGCCAGCTCCTCTCGCGACTGCACGTGCTGCGGCTGCGGTCCTTGGGCATGGCGGAACTGGTGGACGTGGGCAAGCGGGGCATGGACAAGCTCGGCACCGTCATCCCTGAAAAAAGCCTGGAACTGCTGGCCACCCTCTCGGGCGGCGATGCGCGGACCATGCTCAATCTGGTGGAGTTCGCCTCGGGACTCGAGGAAAAGGAACTGGAACTGGAACACCTCAAGGCGCGCCTGCCGGAGATCGTGCTGCGCGGAGACCGCGAGGGGGACTCACACTACGAGCTGGCCTCGGCCCTGATCAAGTCCATCCGCGGCTCTGACCCGGACGCGGCCCTGTACTACCTGGCCTGCCTGGTGGAAACGGGCGAGGACCCGCGCTTCATCTGCCGCCGCCTCATCCTGTCCGCGGCCGAGGACGTGGGCCTTGGCGACCCCATGGCCATGCCCCTGGCCGTGGCCTGCGAGCAGGCCGTGGAGCGCATCGGCATGCCCGAAGGCTGGATCCCCATGGCCGAGACCACGGTCTACCTCGCCCTGGCGTCCAAGAGCAACTCGGCCTACGCCGGCTACCTCTCGGCCATCAAGGAAATTCGCACCAACGGCCCCAAGCCCGTGCCTCTGCACCTGCGCAACGCGTCCACCAGCCTGCAGAAGGAATGGGGCTACGGCCAGGGCTACAAATACCCCCACGCCTACCCAGAAGCCTGGGTCGACCAGGAATACCTCCCCCCGGAACTCAAGGGCCGCACCTTCTACCAGCCCAAAGCCCAGGGCCACGAGGAGCGTCTGAACCTCTGGACCCGCAAGCTCAAGGCCTCCCGCATCAAGCCCAAGGGCAAGGATTCCAAGGACTGGACGGGATAG
- a CDS encoding N-acetyltransferase, whose product MERFVLRKATIADVKAIHRLLMDCATKRLLLPRSFGELYSHLRDFIVAEDRQTGEVVGCCALTITWEALAEVRSLAVAESAQGQGLGRRLVEFCVSDALTFGVYKVFALTYQVAFFQKLGFSEVSKDILPQKVWADCLKCPQFPECDEVAMMIEL is encoded by the coding sequence ATGGAAAGATTCGTACTCAGAAAGGCGACCATCGCCGACGTCAAGGCCATCCACAGGCTGCTCATGGACTGCGCCACCAAGCGCCTGCTCCTGCCGCGCTCCTTTGGGGAGCTCTATTCCCACCTGCGCGACTTCATCGTCGCCGAGGACAGGCAGACGGGCGAGGTCGTGGGCTGCTGCGCCCTGACCATCACCTGGGAGGCCCTGGCCGAGGTCCGTTCCCTGGCCGTGGCCGAGAGCGCCCAGGGCCAGGGACTGGGACGCAGGCTGGTGGAGTTCTGCGTCAGCGACGCCCTGACATTCGGTGTTTACAAGGTCTTTGCCTTGACCTATCAGGTCGCCTTTTTCCAGAAGCTGGGATTTTCCGAAGTGAGCAAGGACATTCTGCCCCAGAAGGTCTGGGCCGATTGCCTGAAGTGCCCCCAGTTCCCGGAATGTGACGAAGTGGCCATGATGATTGAATTGTAA
- the radA gene encoding DNA repair protein RadA encodes MKTRTAYVCSACKAQSPRWQGQCPKCQAWNTLEPVQVQSAQGTAPTANRPVDLRDMSQFQEDRISTHLLGLDPVLGSGFVPGGVILVGGEPGIGKSTLLLQVASAMENSGKAVIYVSGEESLSQIRGRAERLGMLGGRLTAMASNQAEDILACMEDRPALVVVDSVQTMVSSKAEGLPGSVSQVRAVATALVERAKQTGVTVILVGHVTKDGQIAGPKLLEHMVDTVLYLEGDKEHLFRILRVVKNRFGPSNEILLFEMKEQGMSVIEDPSTFFLQARDTALSGTALVMSMESQRPFVVEVQALVTRTFLAFPRRTALGFDSNRLHLLIAVMEKRLQVNLGQVDVYAKVGGGLRMKDPGLDLGIVAAILSSLYDRPLPEGAVFWGEVDLNGQIRPVTGHDVRLRQAANLGYAPMVHPRAGAKGDGWSRISDVQRMLFGELGKK; translated from the coding sequence ATGAAGACCAGGACCGCCTACGTCTGTTCGGCCTGCAAGGCCCAAAGTCCGCGCTGGCAGGGGCAGTGCCCCAAGTGCCAGGCCTGGAACACCCTCGAACCGGTCCAGGTGCAGTCCGCCCAGGGGACGGCGCCGACCGCGAATCGCCCCGTGGACCTGCGCGACATGTCGCAGTTCCAGGAAGACCGCATCAGCACCCACCTTTTGGGCCTCGATCCGGTCCTGGGCAGCGGCTTCGTGCCCGGCGGCGTGATCCTCGTGGGCGGGGAGCCGGGCATCGGCAAGTCCACGCTGCTGCTGCAGGTGGCCTCGGCCATGGAAAACTCCGGCAAGGCCGTGATCTACGTCTCGGGCGAGGAGTCCCTGTCCCAGATCCGCGGCCGGGCCGAGCGCCTCGGGATGCTGGGGGGGCGGCTCACGGCCATGGCCTCCAACCAGGCCGAGGACATCCTGGCCTGCATGGAGGACCGGCCGGCCCTGGTCGTCGTGGATTCGGTCCAGACCATGGTTTCGTCCAAGGCCGAGGGGCTGCCCGGCTCCGTCAGCCAGGTCCGGGCCGTGGCCACGGCCCTGGTGGAGCGGGCCAAGCAGACGGGCGTGACCGTCATTCTCGTCGGCCACGTGACCAAGGACGGGCAGATCGCCGGGCCAAAGCTCCTGGAGCACATGGTTGACACAGTCCTCTATCTGGAGGGCGACAAGGAGCATCTTTTCCGCATCCTGCGCGTGGTCAAGAACCGCTTCGGCCCGTCCAACGAGATCCTGCTCTTCGAGATGAAGGAGCAGGGCATGAGCGTCATCGAAGACCCCTCGACCTTCTTCCTGCAAGCCCGGGACACGGCCCTCTCGGGCACGGCCTTGGTCATGTCCATGGAGTCCCAGCGGCCCTTCGTGGTCGAGGTGCAGGCCCTGGTCACGCGGACCTTCCTGGCTTTCCCGCGGCGCACGGCCCTGGGCTTCGACTCCAACCGACTGCACCTGCTCATCGCCGTCATGGAGAAGCGCCTGCAGGTCAACCTGGGGCAGGTCGACGTCTACGCCAAGGTCGGCGGGGGGCTGCGTATGAAGGACCCGGGCCTGGACCTGGGCATCGTCGCGGCCATCCTGTCGTCGCTCTACGACAGGCCGCTGCCCGAGGGCGCGGTCTTCTGGGGCGAGGTGGACCTGAACGGGCAGATCAGGCCCGTCACAGGGCATGACGTGCGCCTGCGGCAGGCGGCGAACCTGGGGTATGCGCCCATGGTGCATCCGCGGGCCGGGGCCAAGGGGGACGGGTGGTCGAGGATTTCGGATGTGCAGCGGATGCTGTTCGGGGAACTGGGGAAGAAGTAG
- a CDS encoding DUF3426 domain-containing protein: MIVQCPECTTKYNLDESKIGHDGTKVRCTRCKSVFTVFRPKPAEPAQPVAPAQAAPAAAAPKPPVDDFADDGFGDVFKDAPAAAAPKPAGDDFSDDGFDDVFKDAPAAAVPKPAVDDFLEDEFGDMFKDAPATPAPKPAPKPAVDESLEDELEALLDAGKARTASKPAAKDTIEDDLTAMLEERMAKAAPARPVDREMLADLEGAFQQPLVGSADRDPLRDEDAPVAKGKKSGKTGLVLGLLVVLLACAGAGIYFFRPALLGLGTEPPATPAASGAAPREGAAQIALENVRQYFVPNEKEGQLFIIEGKAVNRFPEARELIRLKASLFDSQGKDVASQEFMCGNVVSLYQLQVSSKADIEAALTAKVGILTNNTNIQPGASVPFMTVFFHAPETVEEFGLEVIQSTLPQQ, from the coding sequence ATGATCGTTCAATGCCCCGAGTGCACGACAAAATACAATCTCGACGAAAGCAAGATCGGCCATGACGGCACCAAGGTCCGGTGTACGCGCTGCAAGAGCGTCTTCACCGTTTTCCGCCCCAAGCCTGCCGAGCCGGCGCAGCCGGTAGCCCCGGCGCAGGCGGCTCCGGCCGCTGCCGCGCCGAAACCCCCTGTCGACGATTTCGCCGATGATGGCTTTGGCGACGTGTTCAAGGATGCGCCTGCCGCTGCCGCGCCGAAACCCGCGGGCGACGATTTTTCCGATGACGGGTTCGACGACGTGTTCAAGGATGCGCCTGCCGCTGCCGTGCCGAAACCCGCGGTCGACGATTTTCTCGAAGACGAGTTCGGCGACATGTTCAAGGATGCGCCCGCAACTCCCGCCCCAAAACCCGCACCAAAGCCTGCCGTCGACGAGTCCCTGGAGGACGAACTGGAGGCGCTGCTCGACGCCGGAAAGGCCAGGACCGCGTCCAAGCCTGCCGCCAAGGATACCATCGAGGACGATCTGACGGCCATGCTCGAGGAACGGATGGCCAAGGCCGCCCCCGCGCGGCCCGTGGACAGGGAGATGCTGGCGGACCTTGAAGGCGCTTTCCAGCAGCCCCTCGTCGGTTCCGCCGACCGCGACCCCCTGCGCGACGAGGACGCTCCCGTCGCCAAAGGCAAAAAGTCCGGAAAAACCGGACTTGTCCTTGGCCTGCTCGTGGTGCTGCTGGCCTGCGCCGGCGCCGGAATCTACTTCTTCCGTCCGGCCCTGCTGGGACTCGGCACCGAGCCCCCGGCGACCCCGGCCGCCTCGGGCGCCGCGCCGCGCGAAGGCGCGGCCCAGATCGCCCTGGAGAACGTGCGGCAGTACTTCGTGCCCAACGAGAAGGAAGGACAGCTCTTCATCATCGAGGGCAAGGCCGTGAACCGCTTCCCCGAAGCCCGCGAACTCATCCGCCTCAAGGCCTCCCTGTTCGACAGCCAGGGCAAGGATGTGGCCTCCCAGGAGTTCATGTGCGGCAACGTGGTGTCCCTCTACCAGCTGCAGGTGTCCTCCAAGGCCGACATCGAGGCGGCCCTGACGGCCAAGGTCGGCATCCTGACCAACAACACCAATATCCAGCCCGGGGCCTCGGTGCCCTTCATGACCGTCTTCTTCCACGCGCCGGAAACGGTGGAGGAGTTCGGGCTGGAAGTGATCCAGTCGACGCTGCCGCAGCAATGA